Proteins encoded together in one Staphylococcus aureus window:
- the cvfB gene encoding RNA-binding virulence regulatory protein CvfB: MALDKDIVGSIEFLEVVGLQGSTYLLKGPNGENVKLNQSEMNDDDELEVGEEYSFFIYPNRSGELFATQNMPDITKDKYDFAKVLKTDRDGARIDVGLPREVLVPWEDLPKVKSLWPQPGDYLLVTLRIDRENHMYGRLASESVVENMFTPVHDDNLKNEVIEAKPYRVLRIGSFLLSESGYKIFVHESERKAEPRLGESVQVRIIGHNDKGELNGSFLPLAHERLDDDGQVIFDLLVEYDGELPFWDKSSPEAIKEVFNMSKGSFKRAIGHLYKQKIINIETGKIALTKKGWSRMDSKE; the protein is encoded by the coding sequence ATGGCATTAGACAAAGATATAGTAGGTTCTATAGAATTCCTTGAAGTAGTAGGGTTACAAGGTTCAACTTACCTTTTAAAAGGACCAAACGGTGAAAACGTAAAGTTAAACCAATCAGAAATGAACGATGATGATGAATTAGAAGTAGGTGAAGAATATAGTTTCTTCATTTATCCAAACCGTTCAGGTGAATTATTTGCAACTCAAAATATGCCTGATATTACGAAAGATAAATATGACTTTGCTAAAGTACTTAAAACGGATCGCGATGGGGCACGTATAGATGTTGGATTACCCCGTGAAGTGTTAGTACCATGGGAAGATTTACCAAAAGTGAAATCACTATGGCCACAACCTGGTGATTATTTGCTAGTTACATTACGAATTGACCGTGAGAATCATATGTATGGACGTTTAGCGAGTGAATCTGTTGTAGAAAATATGTTTACACCTGTACACGACGATAATTTAAAAAACGAAGTCATTGAAGCCAAACCTTACCGCGTATTACGAATTGGTAGCTTTTTATTAAGCGAATCAGGTTACAAAATTTTCGTACATGAATCAGAACGTAAAGCTGAACCAAGATTAGGTGAATCTGTTCAAGTTAGAATTATCGGGCATAATGATAAAGGTGAGTTAAATGGTTCATTTTTACCACTTGCACATGAACGTTTAGACGATGACGGCCAAGTCATCTTTGATTTACTAGTTGAATATGATGGTGAATTACCATTCTGGGACAAATCAAGCCCTGAAGCGATTAAAGAAGTATTCAATATGAGTAAAGGTTCATTCAAACGTGCAATCGGTCACTTATATAAACAGAAGATTATTAATATAGAAACAGGTAAAATCGCTTTAACTAAAAAAGGTTGGAGTCGAATGGACTCAAAAGAATAA
- a CDS encoding phosphate ABC transporter substrate-binding protein PstS: protein MKKWQFVGTTALGATLLLGACGGGNGGSGNSDLKGEAKGDGSSTVAPIVEKLNEKWAQDHSDAKISAGQAGTGAGFQKFIAGDIDFADASRPIKDEEKQKLQDKNIKYKEFKIAQDGVTVAVNKENDFVDELDKQQLKAIYSGKAKTWKDVNSKWPDKKINAVSPNSSHGTYDFFENEVMNKEDIKAEKNADTNAIVSSVTKNKEGIGYFGYNFYVQNKDKLKEVKIKDENGKATEPTKKTIQDNSYALSRPLFIYVNEKALKDNKVMSEFIKFVLEDKGKAAEEAGYVAAPEKTYKSQLDDLKAFIDKNQKSDDKKSDDKKSEDKK, encoded by the coding sequence ATGAAAAAATGGCAATTTGTTGGTACTACAGCTTTAGGTGCAACACTATTATTAGGTGCTTGTGGTGGCGGTAATGGTGGCAGTGGTAATAGTGATTTAAAAGGGGAAGCTAAAGGTGATGGCTCATCAACAGTAGCACCAATTGTGGAGAAATTAAATGAAAAATGGGCTCAAGATCACTCGGATGCTAAAATCTCAGCAGGACAAGCTGGTACAGGTGCTGGTTTCCAAAAATTCATTGCAGGAGATATCGACTTCGCTGATGCTTCTAGACCAATTAAAGATGAAGAGAAGCAAAAATTACAAGATAAGAATATCAAATACAAAGAATTCAAAATTGCGCAAGATGGTGTAACGGTTGCTGTAAATAAAGAAAATGATTTTGTAGATGAATTAGACAAACAGCAATTAAAAGCAATTTATTCTGGAAAAGCTAAAACATGGAAAGATGTTAATAGTAAATGGCCAGATAAAAAAATAAATGCTGTATCACCAAACTCAAGTCATGGTACTTATGACTTCTTTGAAAATGAAGTAATGAATAAAGAAGATATTAAAGCAGAAAAAAATGCTGATACAAATGCTATCGTTTCTTCTGTAACGAAAAACAAAGAGGGAATCGGATACTTTGGATATAACTTCTACGTACAAAATAAAGATAAATTAAAAGAAGTTAAAATCAAAGATGAAAATGGTAAAGCAACAGAGCCTACGAAAAAAACAATTCAAGATAACTCTTATGCATTAAGTAGACCATTATTCATTTATGTAAATGAAAAAGCATTGAAAGATAATAAAGTAATGTCAGAATTTATCAAATTCGTCTTAGAAGATAAAGGTAAAGCAGCTGAAGAAGCTGGATATGTAGCAGCACCAGAGAAAACATACAAATCACAATTAGATGATTTAAAAGCATTTATTGATAAAAATCAAAAATCAGACGACAAGAAATCTGATGATAAAAAGTCTGAAGACAAAAAATAA